The Borrelia hispanica CRI genomic interval ATTATTTTGTTATAAATAAGGCCTTTCAATCTAAAGTAAAAGATGCTTTAATTTTAAATAAGGTAATGGGTAGTGATCATTGTCCTGTTTTTTTAAAATTAAAGCAATAGATTAATATTTATGGGAGTTATGTATGAGTCGGTATTTTGTAATGGTTTTGTTTTTGTGTATTCATAATCTGATTTTTGGAATAAAGTTGATTGATTTAGAAAATATTGATTTTTATCGCAGTCTTGAGAAGCAAGATTTGTTATTTATAATTCATTTATTAGAACGTGAAAAATATTTAAATCAAAAGGATGAACTTTTTACATATATTGATTTAGCTAATCAGGCTTTGATTGAGAAAGGTATACAGGTTTTAGATGGCAATGATAAATTGGATGATATGCAACTTATTAATCCTTTGCAGCGAGATAATCTGGATAATTATAATAGTTCAAAGTTTGTCTTGAAAGCATCTAAGGCGTTAAATATTTTTGTGTTTTTTGATGATCTTGATGGGTTTTTAAAAACATTAGATGGTCGTAGAGTAGGTGTTAGTGATGGTAATTTTGTTATCTTAGAGCAGGTTTTTTTTAAAGGTTATAATGATGTTGCAAGTGAACATGCTACTATTGAAATTTATGAAAAAAGTATTCTAAGTCCTGATTTTAATAAACTTATTTTAGACAAGTTGGGATTCTTTGTTTATGTTGGGGAATTAAATAAGAAAATTTATTTTAATGATATTGCAAAATTGTCTAAGGGGGAACTTTTATTTTTATTTTATGAATTGTTTCCTATTTCTAGATTAAAGGGTATAAAGGATTGGTATGATTTTGGATTTACGTCTATTATTAGAGAAATTAAAAAAGTTTATAATATAAGAATTAATTCAAGGAAATTAAAATGAGATGTAAACATGTTAATAATATTAATATATTAAAAGTTGTTTTTTTTGTTTTGGGTTTTATTATTTTATCTTGTTCATCTTCTAAGTTAAGTTTGGATAAAAACTTAGTAAATGGTCAACTTAAAAATGGACTTAGATATTATGTTTATAAGAATCAAGTTCCAAGTAAATTTGTTCATATGGGAATTTTGTTTAATGTTGGTTCTTTAAACGAAGAAGAAAATGAAAGGGGTTTAGCTCATTATCTTGAACATATGGCTTTTAAAGGTACAGAGGATTATCCTGGTAGTGAAGATATTTTGGAAATTCTCAAAAAATTTGGAATGAAATTTGGAGCTGATCTTAATGCTTATACTACTTTTAATAAAACTTACTATTATCTTGATTTGCCAGATGGTGGCCAGGAGAGTGAAGTTGATGAAGCTTTAAATGTATTGAAAAATTGGGCTTTTCAAATTAAGTTTGATGACTTAGAAATAGATAAAGAACGTAATGTTATTATTGAAGAAAAAAAATATAGAGATGATTATTCTTTTAGAATGTTCAAAAAAATGTTTGAGGTTGTTGGAGGTAATAGTAGATATTCTATTCGATTTCCTATTGGTCTTGAAGAGAGGATTTTATCTTTTAAATCAGAGGACTTTAAAAGATTTTATAATAAGTGGTATAGACCAGATTTGACCAGTGTCATTATTGTTGGAGATATTGATCCAAGAGACATTGAAGAGAAGATAAAGAAATTATTTGCATCCTTTAAGGAACCATTAGATGATCCTGAAAAAGTTGTAATAAATTTAGATACTGTAATTGATGAGAAGTTTGTAAGTATAGATGATGATGAAACCTTATTTCCTAGTATTAGTTTTGTTTGTAAAGAAGAAACCAAAGGAAGTGTTGTTACTGTTGAGGATCTTAAGAGATATATCGAGAAAATTTTCTTAAATAGGCTTTTTATAAATAGATTTTATGAATTAAAGGTTATTGGGACAAATTATTTTAGATCATTTGATAAATTTGATTCGAATTATAAATCAGATAATAATTATGTTTTGATTAAAAATATTTCTTTAACTATCGATTCAGAACATTTTAAAGAAGCTTTTGAAGGTTTTTTTTATGAAATTGAGAGAATTAGGAGGTTTGGTTTTACAAAAGGAGAGATTGATAAAATTAAGTCTGAAATGATAACTTCTTATACCTTGAGTAAAGATAATCTTAAGAAACAAAAGTCTTCCAGAATTGCAGATCGTTTGGTGGATGTTGCTTCGTCGAATTTTCAGTTGATTGATGATAATGAATATTTTGACATTGCTATTAAATATTTGAATAATATTAGCCTGGATACAATATCAGCTCTTGCTAGTAGTGAGGCAGTTATAGATGATATGACTGTTATTTATAAGTATTCTAAAAAATTGCATTCTAATTTAACTTTTGAAGAGTTGCAAAAATTTCGTGAGATTGCTTTAAATAAAGAAATTCAACCTTATGATGATGTGTCAATTCAGGGTGAATTTTTCAAAAAATCTTTAAAAAGCAAAAATATTGTTGATGAAAAAGAATTTATAAATGAAATTTCATCTTTTACTTTGGAGAATGGAGTTGAAGTTTACTTTAAACATAATGAAAATAAGAAAAATGTAGTTGACTTTACTGCAGTTTCTTGGGGTGGTTTACTCAGTGAGGATGCTGAGTTGATTCCTGTTTTATCTTTAGCTCCAAGAATAGTTTCTAAGTCAGGATATGGGGATTATTCTAATCTTCAAATTGAAAAATATTTATCAAATAAATTGGTAGAATTGATACCATCGGTTTCTGAGCGAACTTCACATATTGATGGTAGTGCTGAGACTAAGGATCTTGAAACTTTATTTAAGCTTATATATTTTACATTTAATGAAGCCAAGATAGATGATGTTGTTTTGCAGACTACTATTGATGATATGAGTTCAACAATTAAGGCTAGAAAAAATAGTTCTGATTATCTTTTTTCTAATGCTATTAATAAATTTTATAATAATGATGATTATCGTTTAAGAGATATTCAAGAATCTGATTTGCAAAATATATCAAAAAATATTCTTTTAGATTTTTATAAAAAGAGATTTACTTATGCAGACAATTTTAAATTTATTTTTGTGGGAGATATTGACTTAGATACAATAAAAAAATTGTCAAGTAAATATTTAGGTAATTTAAATTCTAAAAAGCTGGATGAATTTAGAGATCTAGATTATTCGTATAAGAAAAATACGAAGAGAATAGTTGTTAGAAGAAAAGCGGATGCTGTAAGTAGTGCTGTACATGTTGTATATCCTTTCACGTTTAATTATACACCTGAAGATGGTATAAATTATAGGGCTTTAGCATCTCTTTTAAGTGAAGGTCTTGTTAAGGCTATTAGAAGAGAACAGTCTAGTGTTTATGGAATAAATGCGTCTTTTAATTACTATTTTAGAAAGCATTCTGATTCAGATGGTTTTATTATTGTATCTTTTACAGTTGAACCTAAGGCTTTAGATAG includes:
- a CDS encoding M16 family metallopeptidase; translation: MRCKHVNNINILKVVFFVLGFIILSCSSSKLSLDKNLVNGQLKNGLRYYVYKNQVPSKFVHMGILFNVGSLNEEENERGLAHYLEHMAFKGTEDYPGSEDILEILKKFGMKFGADLNAYTTFNKTYYYLDLPDGGQESEVDEALNVLKNWAFQIKFDDLEIDKERNVIIEEKKYRDDYSFRMFKKMFEVVGGNSRYSIRFPIGLEERILSFKSEDFKRFYNKWYRPDLTSVIIVGDIDPRDIEEKIKKLFASFKEPLDDPEKVVINLDTVIDEKFVSIDDDETLFPSISFVCKEETKGSVVTVEDLKRYIEKIFLNRLFINRFYELKVIGTNYFRSFDKFDSNYKSDNNYVLIKNISLTIDSEHFKEAFEGFFYEIERIRRFGFTKGEIDKIKSEMITSYTLSKDNLKKQKSSRIADRLVDVASSNFQLIDDNEYFDIAIKYLNNISLDTISALASSEAVIDDMTVIYKYSKKLHSNLTFEELQKFREIALNKEIQPYDDVSIQGEFFKKSLKSKNIVDEKEFINEISSFTLENGVEVYFKHNENKKNVVDFTAVSWGGLLSEDAELIPVLSLAPRIVSKSGYGDYSNLQIEKYLSNKLVELIPSVSERTSHIDGSAETKDLETLFKLIYFTFNEAKIDDVVLQTTIDDMSSTIKARKNSSDYLFSNAINKFYNNDDYRLRDIQESDLQNISKNILLDFYKKRFTYADNFKFIFVGDIDLDTIKKLSSKYLGNLNSKKLDEFRDLDYSYKKNTKRIVVRRKADAVSSAVHVVYPFTFNYTPEDGINYRALASLLSEGLVKAIRREQSSVYGINASFNYYFRKHSDSDGFIIVSFTVEPKALDSVLKSVNEYILERQKIDFVDTDFDYIKKNIIKNNNISSESNGYWISVILSSVFWYDSVIDTFSNKFIDDNLSKDRINMLFKKIDFKKGTEIVLIPSNDD